GAGGCCTCGCCCAGCGTGGAGCAGACCCGCGTGACCCTCTGGTACCGACGGTGAGGCAGACCCGCGTGACCCTCTGGTACCGACGGTGAGATCGTGGACAGCCTTTCCGTAGGGGAGTTAGCGGCCAGCCTCTAACTCCCGAATTAGGGCTTTCATCTCGTCGATCTCCCGAACTTGCGCTTCGATGATGCTGTCGGCCAAGCGACGCACCCGGGGATCCGAGAGACGGGCACGTTCGCTGGTCAGGATGGCAATGGAGTGGTGAGGAATCATGGCCTTCATCCACGCCACGTCCCCGATGGTCGCCTGGCTCCGGACCAGCCACAGCGACAGGGCGAACACGGCGGCGCTGCCCACGACAATGGCGGTATTGGTCCGCCGGTGGGGGTACATCTTCGGCATGAAGCCCAACATCACGGTGGCCATGACGGCTCCCATGATCAGGGCCATGAACACGCGGGTTTCGCTGAAGAACACGTCCCCCCAGCGATAGGTGTTGAGGTACATCAGGCCGTACATCAGCACGGTCGAGGTGGCGATCATCGCGGCGAAACGGAGGTAAGGATTCATGGCACGCAGCCTCTCA
This window of the Deinococcus reticulitermitis genome carries:
- a CDS encoding DUF305 domain-containing protein encodes the protein MNPYLRFAAMIATSTVLMYGLMYLNTYRWGDVFFSETRVFMALIMGAVMATVMLGFMPKMYPHRRTNTAIVVGSAAVFALSLWLVRSQATIGDVAWMKAMIPHHSIAILTSERARLSDPRVRRLADSIIEAQVREIDEMKALIRELEAGR